A single region of the Pseudomonas sp. GGS8 genome encodes:
- a CDS encoding UvrD-helicase domain-containing protein, producing the protein MTEHLHTILAETQKKGYVIAPAGYGKTHLIAMAVGAATHRQLVLTHTYAGVSSLKKKMQRLAVPSSLYQVDTIASWALRVCLSFPATSKWSVECPDGKEWDKLYSACASLLDRPFIKKLLESSYSGLYVDEYQDCSIQQHMLVEGIATVLPCRILGDPLQAIFDFANQPVEWEKHIYPHYQKLGELRIPWRWQLAKAPELGQWLDNIGTRLRANEQFSIQAPLPRGITRISVDLNDFADRKRLNFLYKFLNDEDSVIAIYSGDQKSKNKAHKLAQALGGKFSSIEEVEGKDLFRFIKKIEAAKTLSEKMILVIEFTKKCMTGVEGILTTGTKRGEVAKATQATKYPQILGIANKFLSSATSAHLLAFLQAIQQAKETSTYRRDLLNRLIKVLQNNVDTPDKSLMESANNFQRDFRHTGRPVRYNKLIGTTLLVKGLEYQHAIILEADTMTPKDLYVALTRGAKTLTIVSLRTVLPS; encoded by the coding sequence ATGACTGAACACCTGCACACGATACTGGCCGAGACTCAAAAGAAAGGGTATGTCATAGCACCTGCGGGTTATGGTAAGACCCACCTAATAGCCATGGCAGTGGGTGCCGCCACCCACCGGCAGTTGGTCCTAACCCATACCTACGCTGGAGTAAGCTCCCTCAAAAAGAAGATGCAGCGGTTGGCGGTTCCGTCATCGCTCTACCAAGTAGATACCATCGCAAGCTGGGCTCTGCGTGTGTGCCTTAGTTTCCCCGCTACGTCCAAGTGGTCCGTTGAGTGCCCTGACGGTAAAGAGTGGGACAAGCTTTACTCAGCATGTGCATCTTTATTGGACAGGCCATTCATTAAAAAACTACTGGAAAGCTCTTATTCAGGGTTATATGTCGATGAGTACCAAGACTGTTCGATACAGCAGCATATGCTCGTCGAAGGGATCGCTACAGTTTTACCTTGCAGGATATTGGGCGACCCACTACAAGCGATTTTTGATTTTGCCAATCAGCCTGTTGAATGGGAAAAACACATATATCCCCATTATCAAAAGCTGGGGGAGCTGAGGATACCTTGGCGCTGGCAGCTGGCGAAAGCACCGGAGCTAGGTCAATGGCTAGACAACATCGGGACTAGGCTTCGCGCGAACGAACAGTTTTCAATTCAGGCGCCGTTGCCAAGGGGTATAACTCGCATTTCAGTGGACCTAAATGACTTCGCAGACCGTAAGAGGCTTAATTTCCTGTATAAGTTTCTGAACGATGAAGACTCTGTGATTGCAATATACTCCGGAGATCAAAAATCCAAGAATAAAGCACACAAGCTTGCGCAGGCTTTAGGCGGAAAATTCTCCAGCATCGAGGAGGTGGAAGGAAAAGACTTGTTTAGATTCATCAAAAAGATCGAAGCCGCAAAAACACTAAGCGAAAAAATGATCCTGGTCATTGAGTTCACTAAAAAATGCATGACAGGGGTAGAAGGAATATTGACTACTGGAACTAAACGAGGTGAAGTTGCAAAGGCTACTCAAGCCACCAAGTATCCCCAAATTCTCGGAATTGCGAATAAATTTCTCTCCTCAGCGACAAGCGCTCACCTTCTAGCCTTCCTGCAAGCTATCCAACAAGCCAAAGAAACGTCGACGTACCGCCGAGACCTTCTTAACAGATTGATTAAAGTTCTACAGAACAATGTCGACACTCCGGACAAATCACTTATGGAAAGTGCCAATAATTTCCAGCGTGATTTTCGCCATACTGGCAGACCTGTCCGATATAACAAGCTCATAGGCACAACTCTACTTGTGAAAGGCTTGGAGTATCAACATGCAATCATTTTAGAGGCGGACACCATGACCCCAAAAGATCTTTATGTTGCACTCACACGCGGAGCAAAGACGCTCACAATCGTCAGTTTGAGAACAGTGCTCCCAAGCTGA
- a CDS encoding ATP-binding protein, producing the protein MKIRKIVIRNFRGIKLLDWNVPDERIVCLIGKGDSAKTTVLEGIRCIFHPQWNLSFNDSDFHLCNVNEPIDITVVFGEMPNEFLSIQKYGGLLQGWDAAKSKLNDEPEDNDEIVLSANLTVGRDLEPKWKIKADRNIDGVDFRATDRAKLNVGIIGSYSEKQLTWGAGSALARITESDNLAESLVDASRAARGSLDGERANALVKFDAAATKSEAVARGLGVPIHQNYQAHLDTASINIRVGGLSLHDGEMPLRQLGLGSRRMLMCGIQKENLQKNHVTLFDELEIGLEPHRIARLVKYIKDDKTGQYFITTHSPSVLRELNTSNLHIVHRLIDMVTVVNTNSPELSELNVQGHIRSSAEAFLSKKIVVCEGATEVGFLRGLDDYWLGQDLDAFSYLGTAVLDAKGASKVKGLAMAFKKLGYQVCVIADGDAPKDFSDKDSHDLEANGVSVMMWSEQLALEQRAMFDLPWSYVKASLKLAEESGNPVRDNVRSKLAIAQPQDLMEWQDSPELRQAIGDAAKSSAWFKSITGGEAWVEVIADAFSDAKFVLSDLGKKLLQVRAWADHD; encoded by the coding sequence GTGAAGATTAGGAAAATTGTCATTCGAAATTTTCGAGGCATCAAGCTCCTCGATTGGAATGTACCTGATGAACGAATAGTTTGTTTGATCGGGAAAGGAGACTCTGCAAAGACAACGGTACTTGAAGGCATACGTTGCATTTTTCATCCACAATGGAACCTTTCCTTTAACGACTCAGACTTTCACCTGTGCAACGTTAACGAACCAATAGACATCACCGTAGTTTTCGGAGAGATGCCGAATGAGTTTTTGTCCATACAAAAATATGGAGGGCTTTTGCAAGGCTGGGACGCGGCTAAATCCAAGCTGAATGATGAGCCTGAAGACAACGACGAGATTGTACTGAGCGCTAATCTAACCGTAGGACGGGATTTGGAGCCAAAGTGGAAAATCAAAGCTGACCGTAACATTGACGGAGTCGATTTCCGGGCGACAGACCGGGCGAAGCTCAACGTAGGGATCATAGGCTCATACAGCGAGAAACAGCTCACCTGGGGGGCAGGTAGCGCTCTGGCCAGAATTACCGAGTCAGACAACCTTGCGGAATCCCTAGTCGACGCCAGCCGTGCTGCACGCGGGTCATTAGATGGTGAACGAGCAAACGCCCTGGTCAAGTTTGACGCCGCGGCTACCAAATCTGAAGCCGTGGCTAGAGGGCTGGGCGTACCTATCCATCAAAACTACCAAGCGCATCTGGACACGGCCTCTATCAACATTCGAGTAGGTGGCCTAAGCCTACATGACGGTGAGATGCCATTGAGGCAACTAGGGTTAGGCTCTAGACGGATGCTAATGTGCGGCATTCAGAAAGAAAATCTTCAGAAGAATCACGTTACCCTTTTTGACGAGCTTGAAATAGGTCTTGAGCCACACCGGATTGCTCGATTAGTTAAATACATCAAAGATGACAAAACCGGACAGTACTTTATAACCACGCACTCACCATCCGTGTTAAGAGAACTTAACACCTCAAATCTGCACATCGTTCATCGCCTGATAGATATGGTGACGGTCGTGAACACCAACTCCCCAGAACTATCCGAGCTAAATGTCCAAGGACATATCAGATCGAGTGCTGAAGCATTTCTGTCTAAGAAGATTGTAGTTTGCGAGGGGGCCACTGAGGTCGGATTCCTACGAGGGCTGGACGACTATTGGCTCGGCCAAGACTTGGACGCTTTCTCATACTTGGGCACGGCGGTTCTTGACGCCAAGGGAGCTAGCAAGGTCAAAGGCCTCGCTATGGCGTTTAAAAAATTGGGATATCAGGTCTGCGTTATCGCTGATGGCGATGCGCCAAAGGACTTTTCGGACAAAGACAGCCATGACTTAGAAGCAAATGGCGTATCAGTAATGATGTGGTCAGAGCAGCTAGCCTTGGAGCAAAGAGCAATGTTCGACTTGCCATGGAGCTACGTTAAGGCAAGCTTAAAACTCGCCGAAGAATCAGGTAATCCTGTTCGTGATAACGTGCGATCTAAGCTTGCTATAGCCCAGCCCCAGGATCTTATGGAATGGCAAGACTCACCGGAGTTGCGTCAAGCTATAGGTGACGCGGCGAAAAGCTCCGCATGGTTCAAGTCCATCACTGGTGGCGAGGCCTGGGTAGAAGTGATTGCTGACGCTTTTTCCGACGCTAAATTCGTGCTCAGCGATCTTGGCAAAAAACTGTTGCAGGTTCGCGCGTGGGCTGATCATGACTGA
- a CDS encoding CHAT domain-containing protein, whose protein sequence is MEVEQALKISHQFLDSAFRDARLAVSISYNEAQRLVFHLIERQQNMPADLRLMPCFAQFIFATEALYNAYESYELTEMGDWIGWAFSEDLVESHTKELHIGRIVDFYSSPTLMSWPGFMPTMVKFFGAFYFYARERTAMNNIARDLWISATLSFKKTMKMPTKHIDLPEVFLGLNLACWAAKEAPELAKVFVPQLESISENDSLPNQFRALLYSGLSTSAGFYSSKISSEWAQKALAECDDSLADAHKVQLLSTVYAGTEDEDPSTLLSQIDLVQRHLKSQLEEIAFFRDAAIRSGAIQPFIVKTINAPNTELTLQGLRLWYQLPSDEFSITAKHLYLSIPFGEHGYSSVVGSEKIFIDRDSQAFLEDLVHASNKFLGVAKSIAYADNSGLRIPDRIGIPMYGDSTDYESAMKKGYCPSLYLFNSEPLYQLILDNECNPVQAIQLKEWGKTWPIASSFSIPKPDRKPRNVLIWCGGGSLTEGLEAEAIKQIFERAGAIVEVVCFEESAQRDFTTAYEDDRYDVIWVASHGTYDHWSPKKVTMHVAEGRSVSLADLWNKTPIREERRLLFLNICDGARFEERGYLPKIGLAPGLACADQATISHLWPVLGYPAAAFGAYLAYYIAEGTSFFDAYKLAMLSVRKTTYAIAEDLTSKIGDGFELIQQLRRKEEDYSSIEFYGSAAFYQ, encoded by the coding sequence ATGGAAGTTGAACAAGCCTTAAAAATATCGCATCAGTTTCTGGACAGCGCTTTTCGTGATGCGCGTCTGGCCGTGTCGATTTCCTATAACGAGGCCCAGCGACTTGTTTTTCATTTGATAGAACGTCAACAGAACATGCCAGCTGATCTCCGCCTAATGCCATGCTTTGCCCAATTCATTTTCGCAACCGAGGCGCTTTACAACGCTTATGAAAGTTATGAATTGACTGAAATGGGAGACTGGATTGGTTGGGCATTTTCTGAAGACTTGGTGGAAAGTCATACCAAAGAACTACACATTGGCAGAATAGTCGATTTTTATTCATCCCCAACACTTATGAGCTGGCCAGGGTTCATGCCCACAATGGTAAAGTTTTTTGGGGCATTTTACTTTTACGCCCGAGAGCGGACAGCGATGAATAATATTGCGCGAGATCTTTGGATCAGCGCAACTTTAAGTTTTAAGAAAACAATGAAGATGCCCACTAAGCATATTGATCTTCCTGAGGTTTTTCTTGGATTAAATCTAGCGTGCTGGGCCGCAAAAGAGGCCCCCGAATTGGCTAAAGTTTTCGTACCTCAGCTTGAGTCCATCTCTGAAAATGATTCACTTCCCAACCAATTTCGCGCTCTGCTTTATTCTGGCTTGTCTACATCCGCTGGCTTTTATTCAAGCAAAATTTCATCTGAATGGGCGCAAAAGGCGCTTGCCGAATGTGACGACTCCCTAGCTGACGCACATAAGGTGCAACTGCTATCTACAGTCTACGCAGGCACTGAAGATGAAGATCCTTCCACGCTGCTCAGTCAGATAGACTTGGTCCAACGGCACTTGAAATCGCAGCTGGAAGAGATCGCATTTTTCCGAGATGCAGCCATACGAAGCGGTGCAATTCAGCCTTTCATCGTCAAAACTATTAACGCCCCCAATACTGAACTAACACTTCAGGGCCTACGGCTTTGGTATCAATTACCGTCAGATGAATTCAGTATCACTGCAAAACACCTATATCTTTCCATACCATTCGGAGAGCACGGCTACTCGTCAGTGGTGGGTTCTGAAAAAATATTCATTGATCGGGATTCTCAGGCATTTCTCGAAGATCTAGTACATGCGAGCAACAAATTTCTGGGTGTGGCAAAGTCAATCGCTTACGCTGACAATTCCGGGCTGAGAATTCCGGATCGTATTGGGATACCCATGTATGGCGACTCCACAGATTACGAATCCGCAATGAAAAAAGGTTATTGCCCAAGTCTTTACTTGTTCAATTCGGAGCCCTTGTATCAGTTAATTTTAGACAATGAGTGCAATCCGGTGCAGGCGATCCAGCTTAAAGAATGGGGGAAAACTTGGCCGATTGCCTCATCCTTTTCTATCCCAAAACCCGATAGAAAACCGAGGAATGTATTGATATGGTGCGGCGGCGGAAGCCTTACAGAAGGACTTGAAGCTGAGGCTATCAAACAAATCTTTGAAAGGGCTGGAGCCATAGTTGAAGTAGTTTGCTTTGAAGAGTCAGCACAACGAGATTTTACCACTGCCTATGAAGACGATCGTTATGACGTGATATGGGTCGCATCCCACGGTACCTACGATCACTGGTCTCCTAAAAAGGTGACTATGCACGTTGCAGAAGGCAGGTCCGTTTCTTTGGCAGATCTTTGGAACAAGACACCCATTCGTGAAGAACGCCGCCTGCTGTTTTTAAACATATGCGACGGAGCGCGTTTTGAAGAAAGAGGATACCTCCCTAAAATCGGTCTGGCGCCAGGTTTAGCATGCGCCGACCAAGCGACAATCTCTCATCTATGGCCTGTACTAGGCTACCCAGCTGCCGCATTCGGAGCATACCTCGCATACTACATAGCAGAAGGCACGTCATTTTTTGACGCGTATAAGCTTGCGATGCTCTCGGTCCGAAAAACAACATACGCGATAGCTGAGGACCTAACATCCAAGATAGGTGACGGATTCGAACTCATCCAACAGCTTAGGCGTAAAGAGGAAGACTACTCATCGATCGAGTTCTACGGATCGGCCGCTTTTTATCAATAA